The following are encoded together in the Salinibacterium sp. UTAS2018 genome:
- a CDS encoding DNA-formamidopyrimidine glycosylase family protein codes for MPEGDSVYKAAAKLRAALDGQILTRTDFRVPAFATLDLSGQVVTSIVPRGKHLLIRVAPAADSVASAASGAVTGSGTGAAVEPGGGLTIHSHLKMEGVWQIYGAGERWRKPSYLARGVLSTASKVAVGFELGLLEVVPTASEDSIVGHLGPDLLGPDWDAELALANLLSDPARPVALALLDQRNLAGLGNVFANELSFLRGVRPHTPIGEIADPKRLVALGYKAIMVNKDRPIRNLTGLPRGKPRYWVHGRRGEACLRCGTRIESDQLGTGPTDTRYMWWCPSCQK; via the coding sequence GTGCCTGAGGGTGATTCCGTCTATAAGGCGGCCGCCAAACTGCGGGCGGCTCTCGACGGCCAGATTCTCACCCGCACCGACTTTCGGGTGCCCGCCTTCGCGACGCTCGACCTCAGCGGCCAGGTCGTCACGAGCATCGTGCCGCGCGGCAAGCACCTGCTGATTCGGGTTGCGCCGGCCGCCGACTCCGTCGCTTCAGCAGCCTCGGGCGCAGTCACCGGCTCAGGCACAGGCGCAGCCGTCGAACCCGGCGGCGGCCTCACCATCCACAGCCACCTCAAGATGGAGGGCGTGTGGCAGATTTACGGCGCCGGGGAACGGTGGCGCAAGCCCTCCTACCTGGCTCGCGGGGTGCTGAGTACCGCATCGAAAGTGGCGGTAGGTTTTGAACTGGGGCTGCTTGAGGTGGTGCCCACGGCATCCGAAGACAGCATTGTGGGGCACTTGGGCCCTGACCTTCTCGGGCCGGACTGGGATGCCGAACTCGCTTTGGCGAACCTGCTGTCAGACCCAGCGCGTCCGGTTGCGCTCGCGCTGCTCGATCAGCGGAACCTCGCCGGCCTCGGCAACGTATTCGCGAACGAGTTGAGCTTTCTGCGCGGTGTGCGCCCCCACACTCCCATCGGCGAGATCGCGGACCCGAAGCGCCTCGTCGCGCTCGGCTACAAGGCGATCATGGTGAACAAGGACCGCCCGATCCGCAATCTCACGGGCCTGCCGCGCGGCAAGCCCCGCTACTGGGTGCACGGGCGGCGCGGCGAAGCGTGCCTGCGCTGCGGCACCCGCATCGAGTCGGATCAGCTCGGCACTGGCCCCACCGACACCCGCTACATGTGGTGGTGCCCGAGCTGCCAGAAGTAG
- a CDS encoding (deoxy)nucleoside triphosphate pyrophosphohydrolase, with the protein MKKQINVVGAVIVREGLILCAQRGPHGALPGMWEFPGGKIEAGETPRDALAREITEELECEVAVGELITTTTHEYEFGIVVLTTFYCELLSGTPVLTEHAEVVWLSPAELSSLEWAPADIPAVELVQKAASA; encoded by the coding sequence GTGAAGAAACAGATCAACGTCGTCGGTGCCGTCATCGTTCGCGAAGGCCTCATTCTCTGCGCCCAGCGCGGACCCCATGGGGCATTGCCCGGCATGTGGGAGTTCCCCGGCGGCAAGATCGAAGCCGGCGAGACTCCCCGCGATGCACTCGCACGGGAGATCACCGAAGAACTCGAGTGCGAGGTGGCCGTAGGCGAGCTGATCACCACCACTACTCACGAGTACGAATTCGGGATCGTCGTACTGACCACGTTCTACTGCGAGCTGCTGTCCGGCACGCCAGTGCTGACTGAACACGCTGAAGTTGTTTGGCTCTCGCCCGCAGAACTGAGCTCGCTTGAGTGGGCGCCTGCCGACATCCCGGCGGTCGAGCTGGTCCAGAAGGCGGCGAGCGCCTAG
- a CDS encoding DUF3427 domain-containing protein, protein MVTDLRELEPFGRDVEFGYVDKTVHAPRRLHPHLVLNTENDSMLRALRTELQRATSFTFSVAFVSPRAIALLKQELIDFEGVGRIITSDYLGFNSPAAFSELLNLRELGIDVRIHNETAFHPKGYVFQQPRGVTAILGSSNLTETALAKNHEWNLRVSATRDSDLAEQFTNLLDDELFNSTPLTQDWIDDYAAHYQPPALRPRGGRRSTPALDEPETVGSITPNVMQVDALSAIATVRAAQKDRALVISATGTGKTILSALDVRAVNPQRLLFVAHREQILDRAITEFQKVLGAPRADFGKITGNEREPDKRYVFATVQTLSQQHVLDSLDPTTFDYILIDEVHRAGAKSFTRVLDHFQAKFLLGMTATPERTDGENIFELFDYNVPYEIRLNTALELEMLAPFHYYGVADITFDDGFTTTETTSLSRLVTRERIDLILKSIETYGQAGASPRGLIFCSRKEEAHALSGELNKRQLRGKQLRTVALTGQDSIEAREAVVERLEAGELDYVLTVDIFNEGVDIPTVNQIIMLRHTQSSIVFVQQLGRGLRKVDGKDYLVVIDFIGNYANNFLIPIALFGDDSLNKESIRKNLIAAEEVGVLAGLSSVRFDRISQKRVLESLATVKLDSFQNLKSAIESVRRRVGRVPLLSDFLKFESVDPVVLATKMGNYPALLAKVKVAENELSEQESRALTVVSKELLTAKRPHELLLLRALLSSGRLDEESAAATLASAGLSVDNTTVKAVLRSLTLEFNTASEVAMFKTSGPAIRNDHGVAELSPEFADAYRTQAPFRAHLDDVIDSGLQLTADRYSLAGPFTPGSQYSRKDASRLLNWRSNMYSTIYGYKVDTDTSTCPIFVTLHKSEEVSESTAYEDELLDSHTMLWYTRSRTTLDTKEVRQILDNAVDIHVFSKKSDADGPGHYYLGQATAQKAEQTTMPNGSGKELSVVRMHLRFEKPIPAGLFDYFHTNLTD, encoded by the coding sequence GTGGTAACCGACCTTCGCGAACTCGAGCCTTTCGGCCGTGATGTCGAATTTGGGTACGTCGACAAGACCGTTCACGCTCCGCGAAGACTTCATCCTCATCTGGTTCTCAACACAGAGAACGATTCGATGCTGCGTGCGCTGCGAACTGAGCTGCAGCGAGCCACCTCTTTCACGTTTTCGGTGGCGTTCGTCTCGCCTCGTGCAATCGCATTACTCAAGCAGGAACTGATCGATTTCGAAGGTGTCGGGCGAATCATCACCTCCGACTATCTCGGCTTCAACTCGCCTGCCGCATTCTCGGAACTGCTCAATCTCAGAGAACTCGGGATAGATGTTCGCATCCACAACGAGACTGCATTTCATCCGAAGGGCTATGTCTTTCAACAGCCGAGAGGCGTCACTGCAATTCTCGGTAGCTCGAACCTGACTGAGACCGCTCTAGCGAAGAACCACGAATGGAACCTCCGAGTCTCAGCAACCCGCGATAGCGACCTCGCCGAACAATTCACCAACCTTCTTGACGATGAGCTATTCAACTCGACGCCTCTCACTCAAGACTGGATCGACGACTATGCCGCCCACTACCAACCTCCGGCGCTTCGCCCACGAGGCGGACGACGGTCGACCCCAGCACTCGATGAGCCAGAGACAGTCGGGTCGATCACTCCGAATGTCATGCAGGTCGATGCCCTTAGCGCGATAGCTACAGTCCGTGCGGCTCAGAAGGACCGAGCCCTCGTGATCTCCGCGACCGGCACAGGAAAGACAATTCTTTCTGCTTTGGATGTTCGCGCTGTCAATCCGCAACGCCTACTCTTCGTCGCCCACCGGGAGCAGATCCTCGACCGAGCCATCACCGAGTTCCAGAAAGTGCTCGGTGCGCCCAGAGCAGACTTTGGAAAGATCACCGGCAACGAGCGTGAGCCCGACAAGCGCTATGTTTTCGCCACTGTGCAAACTCTCTCGCAGCAGCACGTACTCGACAGCTTGGACCCCACCACCTTCGACTACATCCTGATCGACGAAGTACATCGTGCCGGCGCCAAGAGCTTCACGAGAGTCCTCGACCACTTTCAAGCGAAGTTCCTTCTGGGGATGACGGCTACGCCCGAGCGTACTGACGGCGAGAACATCTTTGAGTTGTTCGACTACAACGTCCCGTACGAAATCAGATTGAACACCGCTCTCGAACTGGAGATGCTCGCCCCGTTCCACTACTACGGGGTCGCTGACATCACATTTGACGACGGCTTCACCACGACCGAAACAACTTCGCTTTCACGGCTTGTAACTCGAGAACGAATCGACCTGATCCTGAAGTCCATCGAGACCTACGGTCAAGCAGGAGCAAGCCCGCGCGGCCTGATCTTCTGCAGCCGCAAAGAGGAAGCGCACGCCCTCTCTGGTGAGCTCAACAAACGGCAACTTCGCGGAAAGCAGCTGCGCACAGTCGCGCTCACCGGCCAAGATTCGATCGAAGCGCGCGAGGCTGTAGTTGAACGCCTTGAGGCGGGTGAACTCGATTACGTGCTCACAGTAGACATCTTCAACGAGGGTGTCGACATCCCCACCGTGAACCAGATCATCATGCTGCGCCACACTCAGTCGAGCATCGTGTTTGTTCAGCAGCTCGGTCGGGGCCTTAGAAAGGTCGACGGCAAGGATTACCTCGTCGTCATCGACTTCATCGGAAACTACGCGAACAACTTCCTCATCCCGATCGCGTTATTTGGTGATGACTCACTCAACAAGGAGTCGATTCGCAAGAACCTCATCGCGGCCGAGGAGGTCGGAGTTCTCGCTGGCCTTTCTAGTGTGCGCTTTGACCGCATCTCTCAGAAGCGCGTTCTTGAATCGCTTGCAACCGTCAAATTGGATAGCTTTCAGAACCTCAAGAGCGCGATCGAAAGTGTGCGGAGACGCGTCGGTCGAGTTCCGCTGCTCTCGGACTTTTTGAAGTTCGAGTCAGTCGACCCTGTTGTTCTCGCGACAAAGATGGGGAACTATCCGGCGCTACTCGCCAAGGTCAAGGTAGCCGAGAACGAGCTTTCCGAGCAGGAATCACGAGCGCTCACGGTGGTCTCGAAAGAATTACTGACGGCCAAACGACCGCATGAGCTACTGCTACTGCGCGCGCTGCTCTCCAGCGGGCGCTTAGACGAAGAGTCCGCGGCGGCGACGCTCGCGTCCGCGGGGCTATCCGTCGACAACACCACTGTCAAAGCTGTCCTCCGCAGCCTCACTCTTGAGTTCAATACTGCATCCGAAGTCGCCATGTTCAAGACGTCGGGCCCGGCGATCAGGAACGACCATGGAGTTGCGGAGCTAAGCCCAGAATTCGCAGACGCGTACCGGACACAGGCCCCGTTTCGAGCCCACCTTGACGATGTGATCGACAGCGGCCTGCAACTCACGGCAGACCGCTACTCGCTCGCTGGCCCGTTCACTCCGGGCAGTCAGTATTCACGCAAGGATGCGAGCCGCCTTCTCAACTGGCGAAGCAACATGTACTCGACTATCTACGGATACAAGGTCGATACCGACACGAGCACCTGTCCTATTTTCGTGACGCTTCACAAGTCCGAAGAAGTCTCGGAGAGCACTGCCTACGAGGATGAGCTGCTCGACTCCCACACCATGCTTTGGTACACGCGCAGCAGAACAACACTGGACACTAAAGAGGTACGCCAGATTTTGGACAACGCTGTCGACATCCACGTGTTCTCGAAGAAGAGCGACGCCGATGGCCCTGGCCACTATTACCTCGGCCAGGCAACCGCACAAAAAGCGGAGCAGACCACGATGCCGAATGGCTCAGGCAAAGAACTCTCAGTCGTTCGGATGCACTTGCGCTTCGAGAAGCCAATCCCCGCTGGCCTCTTCGACTACTTCCACACGAACTTGACTGATTAG